In Salvia miltiorrhiza cultivar Shanhuang (shh) chromosome 4, IMPLAD_Smil_shh, whole genome shotgun sequence, the DNA window CAAATTTCTACGACTTCTAATCATAATtcgaggttttttttttttttttttccttaaatAAGAAATATTATGGGAAGACATGGAGGTTTGAAGGCGTAGGCGTGGATGCTCCACATTACAAGATTGAGACTGGAAAGTGGAAAGTGGAAACAAACAGCTGCAGTTGAGATTTGAAGTCAAAACAATCTCAAGATGTTGCAGTTACCAAATGCAGTAAATGAATAACCGAAACAAAGTTGTAGCTGCTGCACAAACACAAAGGCCCCATTTCCATCAAAACTGCTGATTCAAATTTTCATTACTGCACTCTATAAATTAACCCTCCTTGCATTTCCTACATTTTTGTGGTGCTCAATCTCCGTCACTGTAAGTATACATTTTCAAGCGTTGCCTTTCTTCCACGTCGTTTAAGGATTTGCAGATGCTATATATTGTGTGTATATACTTGCACGTAGTATATATGTTGCATTGATTTTGTATGTTGTCTGATGAATTCCAGTGAAGTGAAGTGATGATGATGGAGGCCTCGGCCTCGGCCTCAGGCATGAGTGTCGAAAAAGCTGTGCAAGAGGTGATGAGAATGCACAAGTCGTTGCCAGCCCGGCCCGGGATCGAGGAAGTGGAAGCGGCCCGAAGTTTGATCCAGAATGTGGAGATGGAAGACGCCTTAAAACTGGAGAGAATCGCTCAGCGAAACACAGCAAAAAGAATCCCAGAAGAATTGCTGAGAATTGTGCAAGAAATGCAGAGGACTCTGATTGATTTGCAGAGCAAAGAGCAGAAGAAAGAGGCTCAGAAAGTGTTGGATGTGGAGAGCGCCCACTTATTGTTCGATGAAATGATTCAGAGAGCTTCTGTATGCCTCAAATCCTCCAAGTCCAAGACCGCCACCACGTCGTCCTTGGCAACGCTTGACAAAACACTTCCACCACCATCACCGCATTCATATGAGGAGCCCATGAAGGCCAAGGACGACTCTTACGTGAACAAGCCGTTCAAGGCGTCTGCTCTTCGTTTGGACCGCGTTGGTGCCAAGCCTCCATCAAGGGGTGATGTTCCCACAGCTCCACCACTCGTAGATTCCGCGGTTGATCATGGTGAGTATGAATCAATACAACAACACTGCAcattgtttgttttgtttgtgaTGTTGGTGATTGGTTGCAGGTGAGAAAATGAATCTAATCAAACTAGCTAGTTGCATCGAGGTGTCTGTGAAGAAAGGAGCTCGAGAGCTGATTCTACAAGGCAAGCTCTCAGATCAAGTCGAATGGCTTCCTGATTCAATAGGGAAGCTCTCAACTCTGATCAAACTGGACTTATCCGAGAACGCCATCACGATGCTGCCCGCTGCCATAGGCGGCCTCTCCTCTCTAAAAACTCTTGATTTACACGGAAACAGACTCGAAGAATTGCCAGAAGCAATAGGGGATTTACTCCACTTGCTCCATCTTGATCTCAGAGGCAATCAGTTGACAGCGCTGCCTGCATCCATCGACAGGCTAGCTCGTCTGCAGGAGCTCGACTTGAGCTCCAACGGGATCACAGCGCTCCCGGAAACCATAGGCTCCCTGGGCAGCCTCCAGAAGCTCAACATCGAGACCAACGACTTGGAAGAAATCCCTCATGCTATAGGCAGATGCACTTGTCTGAAGGAGCTTCGGGCGGACTACAACCACCTCAAGGCTCTCCCGGAAGCAGTGGGGCGGATTGAGTCCTTGGAGATTCTAACGCTGCGCTACAACAACATCAGGCAGCTGCCCACGACTATGGCGTCGCTGTCGAGGTTGAGGCAGCTGGATGTGAGTTTCAACGAGCTGGAGGCCATACCGGAGAGCTTGTGCTTTGCAACGACGCTGGTGAAGATGGACGTAAGCAACAACTTTGCTGATCTGCAGGCGCTGCCGAGGTCCATAGGCAACCTTGAGATGCTGGAGGAGTTGAAGAGCAATAACAATCAGATCAGAACGCTTCCCGACTCTTTCGGGATGCTCACCAGGCTGCGCGTCTTCAACGTCGACGGGAATCCCCTCGTCGTGCCACCCGCAGATGTGGTTCACAAAGGACCTCAGGTGCACTGCACCCCTCATTTCATCTTCTATCTTCACTTTTCTTTTGCTTATCATTATCATTTTTATGTTAGGCTGTTGTTGCTTACATGGCTGATCTTGCTGGGAAGAGGGAGCTCAAGCCACAGCCCACCAAACACAAGAAATCTTGGCCCAACATTTGCTTCTTTTCAATATCTAACAAACGCAAGCGCAATCTTGTGGACTATACAAAAGCCTAATTTGCCTATTCTACCCATGTTATAAATGTCTCTTTACATTTTATTTCCATACAAACACATCTACCTAAGCAAAAAGTGCTCATATAGAACGCCATGTACAATTCTTGTAGTAATTGTATCATTTTCTATTAATATGGATATATTGTAATCCTCATTTGTGAGacggattttaatttttttttgaactgTGACATGGAAAGATATTTAAAAGGCTTATCACGATGTGCATGTGTTGGCCTAACTGCAAAATAGTTAATATCTGAAGCTAAAAGTCTCGAGATTGAgttcaaaacaaaaataaaaattaaagcaCAACTTAGAATCAAAATCTTAACTCAAACCCTAATACCTACCCTAGTCACCCATCCTCTCCTGTCTTTCCATTGCATCCTTCCATCGCAGCAGAACATGTTAAACGAGCTTTAAGCTTCAATATCAACTTTAAGACAGCAAGAATAAATCATAGAAACAGAAAAATGTTGTCAAGATTTAGAAACATTATAACCGGATTTATTCAGCCCCAAATGGCAAAGTAAGGTTCGTTCTCAATAATGGGAATGGGTGGAATCGGTAAGACCACTCACCtcttaacaaataaatttatcaagTGGAGTGGTCTAACCGAGAACACCCATACCAACGATTGAGAAAACATGAGAGCTCAAACTTGATGAATAAAATTTAGCAGGCGCCGCacgcatacatatatatagggtgttgATGGTGATGAGGTCTAGGGTTCACTATGTTAGTGGGCTTAAATTAGTCATCTCAGCCCATCAGGCCCAATCCATTTCTCATTTATATACATGTTTCATTTCCCCCCTAAATTAGAAGACGAAGTCTCATTTCGAAATTGTAAGCAAATATAAGTGAATAAATTCATACTAGTGTGTCCCAGAGAGAACATTCAAACCGTGCAGATTTCAGTAAATAAATAGCTAGGTCAACGGTTGAAATCTCATCGTTTTTCATTaagtcaaaataaaaatattccaTTTGTCCCCCATAAATATGCATAGGTGCTTTCGATAcgaattttaatgaaaaattatttagagATTAATAATGAATAAAGAGTCTCACGTGAAGGATATTGTTTAGTATATTATcagtaaatagtgtaagttacaAAGATAAAATTATGTGTaaggtagtgtccaaaaataggatgtgcataaatttgggggacgtaccaaaaaagaaaggtatgcataaatatgaaggacggatggagtatcatACTAGTGTTTGCGCTTTTTATTGGGCTCAATCAAAGATTTAATTTACACTTAGGGCttagttagttagttagttaggatgatatttgtaaattatatctATAATAttttactctcttcgtcccattataaatgtctcaatTTTCATAATGGTATGTCTCATTAAaaatgtctcattcattttttgacaaatgattaaggaacttaaattcattaactaatgGGCCCACCGACCCTACTCTCTTATACCTACTTTTAAAATAATGCTTAAATAACTataccaactcactttatctactaattacatatttcttgatcttcatgcccaaaagtaatgggacagagagaatattattttttgatgACCACATAAAAAAACtccaaagttaagcgtgcttaaTTTGGAACAATTCCCATTATAAGAGTCGCCTGAGAAGTTTCTCAGGAAGCGTGTGAGTAAGGACAAAACACgttagaaaagactcgtgttagTCTATGAGGACAATCGTCAAGTCCGGAGTTGGGTCGTTACACAAAATACTACTACCTCTGTCCCACTAGAAATGactcaaaacttttcgacacgagaattaaggaaggTGTAAATTGGTTAAAGTGGTATGGCATACACTTTTTTGAGAGTTAAATTTTTCTATTTGTGGAAAcatgccacttatagtgggaagtcccaaaatgaaatacagaccacttatagtgggacggagagagtacaaaaTAATTCAATTCTGACAAAAGATAACTTTGAAATAAGCTCTTCCAAAAATATGACTGCATGATGAAATCTGCATTAATCATTCTCTTGCTTAATGTAGATCTTCTTCATTTATGTCATATGGGCAGATTGAAAACTCATCCGCTAAACACCTTTTGATATAATCTTATATCACCATTTCCTCTTCATTGTCTAGAGTTATTATTGATGATA includes these proteins:
- the LOC131023781 gene encoding plant intracellular Ras-group-related LRR protein 4-like isoform X1, whose translation is MMMEASASASGMSVEKAVQEVMRMHKSLPARPGIEEVEAARSLIQNVEMEDALKLERIAQRNTAKRIPEELLRIVQEMQRTLIDLQSKEQKKEAQKVLDVESAHLLFDEMIQRASVCLKSSKSKTATTSSLATLDKTLPPPSPHSYEEPMKAKDDSYVNKPFKASALRLDRVGAKPPSRGDVPTAPPLVDSAVDHGEKMNLIKLASCIEVSVKKGARELILQGKLSDQVEWLPDSIGKLSTLIKLDLSENAITMLPAAIGGLSSLKTLDLHGNRLEELPEAIGDLLHLLHLDLRGNQLTALPASIDRLARLQELDLSSNGITALPETIGSLGSLQKLNIETNDLEEIPHAIGRCTCLKELRADYNHLKALPEAVGRIESLEILTLRYNNIRQLPTTMASLSRLRQLDVSFNELEAIPESLCFATTLVKMDVSNNFADLQALPRSIGNLEMLEELKSNNNQIRTLPDSFGMLTRLRVFNVDGNPLVVPPADVVHKGPQVHCTPHFIFYLHFSFAYHYHFYVRLLLLTWLILLGRGSSSHSPPNTRNLGPTFASFQYLTNASAILWTIQKPNLPILPML
- the LOC131023781 gene encoding plant intracellular Ras-group-related LRR protein 4-like isoform X2 yields the protein MMMEASASASGMSVEKAVQEVMRMHKSLPARPGIEEVEAARSLIQNVEMEDALKLERIAQRNTAKRIPEELLRIVQEMQRTLIDLQSKEQKKEAQKVLDVESAHLLFDEMIQRASVCLKSSKSKTATTSSLATLDKTLPPPSPHSYEEPMKAKDDSYVNKPFKASALRLDRVGAKPPSRGDVPTAPPLVDSAVDHGEKMNLIKLASCIEVSVKKGARELILQGKLSDQVEWLPDSIGKLSTLIKLDLSENAITMLPAAIGGLSSLKTLDLHGNRLEELPEAIGDLLHLLHLDLRGNQLTALPASIDRLARLQELDLSSNGITALPETIGSLGSLQKLNIETNDLEEIPHAIGRCTCLKELRADYNHLKALPEAVGRIESLEILTLRYNNIRQLPTTMASLSRLRQLDVSFNELEAIPESLCFATTLVKMDVSNNFADLQALPRSIGNLEMLEELKSNNNQIRTLPDSFGMLTRLRVFNVDGNPLVVPPADVVHKGPQAVVAYMADLAGKRELKPQPTKHKKSWPNICFFSISNKRKRNLVDYTKA